AAAACGGGAGCGTCTCGACGGTCTCGTACTCGGGAGAGATGTACGTCGCGAGATGCCACTCCGGCAATCGGTGTTCGACCGCCTCGTAGGGTATCTCGAGGTACGTGGCGAGCCGCTCGGCCGGCGTCGCCTCATAGAGCCGTTCGGCGTCGAGCTCCAGTACGTCGAGCAGACTCGATTCGGCGAGCTGCGTTCCGTACGGCCCGACGTTGCGGACGAGACAGTCCAGAAAGAACGTCTTTCGGAGGAGCCGCTCCACGTCACGCTCGAGACCGGGCATCGGTGAGAGCTCCGTCTCGATGCTCCGGTCGGGCACGCGGAGCCGAGGACGCGTTCCGGCGCCGTCGGCACAGTCCGTCGTTCGCACCGTCGCCTGAAGGTAGTACGCAAGCGAGGCGGTGGCGTACAGCGCCTTGTAGTCGGGAGGGACGACGATCTCGATTCCGCTTTTCGGGCGTTCGGAACGGATCGTGTCGGGTATCTCGAGTTCGTCGCCGAACTCGATCAGCGGCGGGTGGCCACGGAGCGTCGGGTAGGTGCGGTCGGGGCTGGTGGTCTTGTACGACGAGGTTAGATGGGAGATCGCCGTCGCCACATCGGTCGGCGAGTCGGGGACGGTAATCGTCCCCGCGGGACGTTCGTGACGGCTCCGCAGTCCGAGGACGACCCGAACCGGCTTCGGGAACGAGACGACGATCGACTCGAAGTCGTCGGTCTTGCGAACCGTCGCGCGGCCGGAGAACCGGAGATAGCTTTTGATCTCGGTGTCGACGTCGATCACGTACTCGTCGGCGGGCAAGGAGAGCGGTTGCCCCCCGGGATCGAGCTCGTACCGGGCGTTCGACCCGAGCGCGAACGCGTAGACGACCGCGTTGGGGAACCGTAGCTCGTCGGTTGTGACAGTGATCGTCTCGTCGACCGGACGCGGGAGCTCGCGTCCGGTGTCGACGACCGAGAGATCGTCGCCCACGACGGTGAGTTCGGCGTTATCCGTGTCCATGACGTGGAGCGTTTCCCCGGCCGTCGCCCACTCTATCATTCGGTATGCCGATGCTCGTCCGATTAGTTAGGTGTATCGGACGTTGCTACTTGGTGGAAATGAATTTATCAGTGAAATGAATAACTATCGAGACGGTCGTCCTCGAAACGAGTACTGGCTCGACTTGCCGTAGACGGGTACACTTATACGCACACCGAACCGCACACCAGACATGGATCACGAGCACGTTCGGGACGTCGACCCCGCCGTCGCCGACGCACTCGAGGGAGAGATCGAGCGCCAGCGCGACTCGCTCCAGATGATCGCCAGCGAGAACCACGTCAGTCGCGCCGTCGTCGACGCCCAGGGTAGCGTCCTGACGAACAAGTACGCCGAGGGCTACCCGGGTGCCCGGTACTACGGCGGCTGTGAGTACGCCGACGAGGTCGAAGAGCTCGCGATTGAACGCGCCACGGAGCTGTTCGGTGCCGAACACGTCAACGTTCAGCCCCATTCGGGAACCCAGGCCAACCAGTCCGTCTACTTCGCGATGCTCGAGCCCGGCGACAAGATCCTCTCGCTGGATCTCAACCACGGCGGCCACCTGAGCCACGGCCATCCAGCGAACTTCGTCGGCCAGCTTTACGAGGTCGAACAGTACGAGGTCGACGCCGGGACGGGCTATCTCGACTACGAGGGGCTCGCCGAGCACGCCGCCGAGTTCGAGCCGGATATTATCGTCTCGGGTTACTCGGCGTACCCCCGCGAGGTCGAGTGGGAACGAATCCAGGAAGCCGCCGACGACGTCGGCGCCTACCACCTGGCGGACATCGCCCACATCACGGGACTGGTCGCCGCGGACGTCCACGCCTCGCCCGTCGGCGTCGCCGACTTCGTCACGGGCTCGACTCACAAGACGATCCGCTCCGGACGGGGCGGCATCGTGATGTGCGACGAGGAGTACGCCGACGACATCGACTCGGCAGTCTTCCCCGGCGGACAGGGCGGCCCGCTGATGCACAACGTCGCCGGCAAGGCGGTCGGCTTCAAGGAGGCCCTCCAGCCGGCGTTCGAGGAGTACGCCGAACAGACGGTCGCGAACGCGCAGGCGCTCGGCGATCAGCTTTCCGAACACGGCTTCTCGCTGGTCTCGGGCGGAACGGATAACCACCTCGTACTCGTCGATCTTCGAGAGAGCCACCCCGACACCAGCGGGGGCGACGCCGAGGACGCCCTCGAGGAGGCGGGAATCGTCCTCAACGGGAACACGGTCCCCGGCGAGACCCGCTCGCCGTTCGACCCCTCCGGGATCCGCGCCGGGACGCCCGGGCTGACGACGCGGGGCTTCGACGAGGACGACTGTCGGACCGTCGCCGACCTGATCGCACGCGTTATCGACGCGCCCGACGACGAGGACGTCATCGCCGAGGTTCGCGACGAGGTCGCCACGCTGTGTGAAGCGAACCCGCTCTACGAGTAACGCTCGATAGCGATCCGTTTTTCCGCGCCCGTCGACCCGTCAGTCGCCGACGTCGCCACGTTTCGCTGCGGAGACGGTTGCTCCCGTCGAAACCGCCGCGTGCGAACCGAACGTCTCGAACGAGCGTCGAGCGATGGTCACACGACCGTCGGACGGTGAGGGTGCGGGATCGTCAGGTTGGCCGGAGCGACGGCACGAGGCGTCGCCTCTCGGCTCGAGCCGACACCGGCTTTCGGTGCGCCTGACCTGGTTTCGTGTCCGGCACAGCGTGTTCCCACGTCCTCACGGATCGAAGAGGGGTCGAGTTCGACGACCGAGGCAGGCGGCTACAGACCAGTGGACGTCGAGGACCGAGACGACGATCCGTCACGTCCACCGGGCTGTGATTCCGACGATCGACGCCGACGAGAAGTCGGCGCTGTGAGACACTCTTGAGACGAACGTCGCGTTCACGGACGTGACCCGGGCCATCCGTGACGTCTCCGAACACGCGTTCGAACGGCGGCGGGAAAGCGGTTCGAAGCGGGAGTCGTCGATCCTCGAACTGTTCACGATCGTGGCTATCGAGTTCCGTCTGCGAGTGGAAATGGGCACGGATCCGAGCGTTGATTAGCCTCGCGGCCGGTCTCTCGAGTATGACCGAGATCATCGACGGAGAGGCCGTCGCAAGCGGGATCCGCGAGGACTTGACCGACGCGATCGAGCGCCTCGCCGACGCCGGCGCGCGGCCCGGGCTGGCGACCGTGCTGATGGGCGACGATCCGGCGAGTCAGACGTACGTCGAGATGAAACAGCGTGACTGCGAGGAGGTCGGCATCGAGAGCCACCACGTCGACGTCGACGGCGACGCTCCCGCCGCGGAGCTGTACGACGCAATCGCCGATCTCAACGCGGACGACGACGTCCACGGCTACATCGTCCAGGCTCCGGTTCCGGATCACGTCGACTACCGCGAGGTAATCCGTCGAGTCCATCCCGCGAAAGACGTCGACGGCTTCCATCCGGAGAACGTCGGGCGGCTGGTCGCCGGCGACGCTCGGTTCCGTCCGTGTACCCCCCACGGCGTCCAGAAGCTGCTCGAGGACGCCGGCGTCGAGACGGAGGGTGCGGACGTGACGATCGTCGGCCGTTCGGATATCGTCGGTAAGCCGCTGGCGAACCTGCTGATCCAGAAGGCCGACGACGGGAACGCGACGGTCACCGTCTGTCACTCTCGGACCGAAGATCTCGCGGAGAAGACCCGCAGCGCCGATATCGTCGTCGCGGCCGCGGGCGCGCCCGAACTGGTCGACGGCTCGATGATCGGTGAGGGTGCGGTCGTGATCGACGTCGGCGTGAACCGCGTTGACGCGGACACCGAAAAGGGGTACGAGCTCGTCGGCGACGTCGAGTTCGAGAGCGCGAAAGAACAGGCGAGCGCGATCACGCCCGTCCCCGGCGGGGTCGGCCCGATGACCCGCGCGATGTTGCTGTACAACACGGTCAAAGCCGCGAGCCAGCAGGAAGACGTCGCCGTCGACCTCCCCTGACTTACACCACGCCGCCCGGCTCGAGATCCTCGAGGCGATCCTGTGCCCGGGCGAACGCCAGCTCGTCGCCCCGGAGCCCGTTCGCGAAGTCGCGGGTCGCTTCCACCAGCCGCTCGGCCGTGCGCGGTTCGACTTCGCCGTCGAGCATCCTGATCCGTTTGACGTGGTCTCCGAGCGTCTCGAGGACACCACGCTCGGCGTCGGTCAGCTGCCGGTCCTCGGTCCAGCTTCGGACGTCGCGTCGGTACTCCCTGACCGCGTTCGCGTACGCGAGCCCACGTGGACCCTGCAGGGACGGTGGCACCTCCTCGACGGGTGGTCGCTCGCCCCGATCGGCGCCCCGAAGCAAGGCCAGGAAGTACAGCTCTTCCCGATCCTCGAGGTCGATCGTTCGGCCGACGACGTCGGCGACGTGAAGCAGCTCCGTCGCCGCAAGATAGCGGTCGTCGAGCTCGCGGAGGTCGCCGGCGTTGATGAACCCCCGCCGCCGGGTGTACTCCTTCGCGCGGTCGCGCGCGCGTTCCGCGAGCTCCGCCGGCGGGACGTCCTCGATTGCGTTTCTGACGGGCGTGAGATCGAACTCGACCGAGAGGTCGGTGTGTTCGGTGCGCTCGTCGAGCCCGACGCTGCGGAGGCTCCCACAGGCCGGACAGCCGACGCTGCCCGTCTCGTAGTACGACCACCGCGTTCCACACTCCTTGCACTCGCGTTCGCCCCGGACCTTCATGGCCGTGGCTACGACCGGACCGACAAAAAGTCCCATCGGACCTGACTACGGCTCCCCGGCCAGCAGGACGCTCGCGGCAATCCCGCCGACCGTCACCGTGAGCCAGTACGTACAGAGCCGGTAGATCAGCGCGACCGTCAGCGCGGCCGCCGGCTCGAGGCCGCCAATCGCCGTGAGCGTCGCGGTGACCATCGCCTCGACGCCACCGGTCCCCCCAGGCGCGGGGACGACCGATCCGAGCTTGCCGAAGGCGACGGCCACCGCGACGACGGCGAGCGGGAGCCGGTAGCCAAGCGCGACCGCGCCGACGTAGACCGGAAGCATGAGAAAGGCCATCCCGAGATGCGAACAGACGACGGCGATCAGGAGCGTCCGTTTGTCGGCGGAGATCGTATCGACGGTCCTGTAGAACCCGTCCAGCCGACTCCGGACCCGATCGGGGGTGAGCGACTCCTCGAACCGGGAGCTGAACCTGCCGACGAGGCGGCGAACGAGAGCCGCCAGCCCGAGGACGGCGGTGTAGACCGCCGACGGTCGGTAGATGACGAGGACGACGGCCCCGACGAGCACCAGAAAGAGGCCGCCGAAGGCGACCAGCTGGTCGACCAACCCGTCGCCGAGCGCGTCGCCGACGACCAACACGCCGAGTGCGACGAACCCGAACGTGTAGTAGGGGACGTAGTTCGACAGGTCCGCCGAGAGGACGCTGGCGAGCCCGTCCTCGTAGGCCATCGTCTCGTCTTTCGAGACGAGGTAGGCGACCAGCGGCTCGGTCGCGATCTGGCCGTACGGCGTGACGTACTTGAGAAACATCGCGGTCAGGAAGAGTCCCGCGATCCGGAGCCGAGAGAGCTCCTCGTCGATCAACAAGAGGAGCTGCACCCACACCGCTCCGCGAAACGTCAACGCGAGCAACCCCGAGAGGACGCCGAGCGCGAGGACGGACGGGTCGGCCGACGACAGCTCGGCGAGCAGCTCCCCACCCCCGACGACGTGTACCAGAACCGCCAGCAGAACGGCGGCGAGCGCGAACCCGACGCCGATCCGCCGTTTCATAAGTACCCATCGCGGCAGGTGTTCAATTATATTATCGGTCGACGGACGACGGGCCGGGTGTCGGACTGCTCGGCTACCGAGCCGTATTCGTTCGTCCTCAGGATGAAGTTTCTAAATATTATATTTTTACCTTGAAATACTCTCGAACCGATGACTGTCACGAGAAGATGTTCGATTCCCAATAGGACATTAACATACGGCACCTGCAGGCCACATCGCCACCAATCGGTACGTACTACCCCGGGACATGTCCCAAGACCGACTCAACCGACGGAAGTTCGTCGCTGCGGCAGGTACTGCGAGTGCGCTCGTCCTGGCTGGCTGTGCCGACGACGGAGCCGAGGAGGACGACGACGCGGTGGACGACGAAGACGACGACGCGATGGACGACGATGACGACGAGATGATGGACGACGACGACGACGAGGAAACGGACGACGAGGACGAGACGTACACGCTGACGGTGACCGTCGAGGACGACGGCGATCCCGTCGAAGGAGCAACCGTCACCCTCGAGGAAGACGATGAGATGGACGACGACGATGACGACGCGATGGACGATGACGAGGACGACGACCTCGAAGACGACGACGCGATGGACGACGACGATGACGAACTGGACGACGATGACGAGGATGACGACCTCGAGGACGACGACGACGCGATGGACGATGACGAGGACGACGACCTCGAAGACGACGACTGGGAGGACGAGACCGACGAGGACGGCGAGGTCGAGTTCGAGGACCTCGAGGACGGCGACTACACGGTCACTGCCGAGTACGAGGGCCAGGAGGCTGAAGACGACGTCGAGATCGACGGCGACGACGAGGAAGTCACGCTAGATTTCGCCGATGACGACCCGATGGACGACGATGACGAAGAGGACGACGACCTGATGGACGACGACGATGACGAAGAGGACGACGACCTGATGGACGACGACGATGACGACGAGGACGACGACGGGCTGGGCGACGACTGATCGCGACACAGCCACACGTTCGGTCGGCAACCGCACAAGTGCCGGTTTCGGCCGGAAAGCTACCACTTCCGCCCGAAACGGAACCGCTCTCAGGCGAACTGCGATCCCGGCGACGCCGAGAGCGAGGTAGCGTTCGCCACGGCGACCTTTTTTGCGCTCGCTCCGGTAGGAGCCGGTATGCGAGACGAGGAGGAGATCCGCGAGCAGTACGAGTTCCTCGAGGAACACCTCGAGAGCGAGGAGATGCGCCACGACGGCGTTCGTGAGATGTTTACTTACTACAAGCGCGCGCTGGGGTGGGTCCTCGAGGAGGAACACATCTGAGGGGTCGAACGAAACCTATCACCGCTCGTTCCGTTTGCGACAGAGTTAAGTAGTGGGAACGGAATCTTTCGAGTGACGCTTCGCTTGGAGGGCCGAAGCGTCAGCGGGGACCAATTCAGGGCGGCAAGCGGTCGCGCGACATTTTTCCGTCGCGCGACTCGCTTTCCTGTTTCGATCGAGTTCTGAGCCGCAGCTCCGCCCAGTCCGTTCGTCGTTCGAACTGGCCGATCAGCGACATGAAAGCGGAGTTACGATCCGGCTCTGTCGAATCTCTCGCTCCTGTTACCATTTGAAACTGGCCGAAACAGCTATCTTCGATGGTAATATCCCTGTTTCACTCGAAACGACCCGATAGCCTTATTAAAATTCGACAGTAAGTACAGGTGGTACTTTCCCAATGTACGACCTGACAGGATTCCAGCGGGATCTGCTCTACGTCATCGCTGGTGAGGAAGAGCCACACGGGCTGGCGATCAAGGAGGAACTCGAGGAGTACTACGAGAAAGAGATCCACCACGGGCGGCTGTACCCCAACCTCGATACGCTCGTCGACAAGGGGCTCGTCGAGAAGGGGAGCCGCGACCGACGAACGAACTTCTATACGCTTACTCGCCGCGGTCGCCGAGAGCTCGAAGCGCGCCGGGAGTGGGAAGCCCAGTACGTCGATCTGTAGGACGGTACCGCTGGGTTTCCGGACGGATACGGGACGCCGTCGTCCGTTCCTGTCGGTCGCGCTCTTCTCACCGCGATACCGCCGACGAGGCGGTCGAGGCTGTCGTCGCGTCCGGTTTCATCATCGAGGGGTTACCGTTGCCGTCCTCTCATTGCTCCTGTTGGTCCTGAAGCGGGAGATCCATCAGTTCGCCGGCGGACTCAGCCGCGAGGAGATGCGCTCGACGACGGATTCGCCATCCTCGCGTTCGTCGTCTACCCGCTGTTGCCCGCCGAGTACGCCCTCGAAATCGGCAACCTGACGATCCCGCTCGAACCCCAGGTCATCTGGCTGATGGTCGTTGCCGTCGCCGGAATCTTGCTCGCGAACGCGGCGATGGCTGCCCGGAACCTGGCGATCGCGGTCGGCTTTACCGTCGGCAGCGGCAGCGCCGTCCTGCTGATCGGGGGCGGGCTCGCGGCCACGCTGGTCGTCCTGTAGCGGGCGGTAGTGTTTCTTTAACTCGGTGGGGTTCCAACGGTCCACATGGACCGCGACACGGTCGAGCCGACGGTAGACACGATGCCCGGCGAGCGGGCGAAACGCTGGGCCGACTACCATCACCGGTACGCCGCACCGAGCACGTACGTCTACGAGTTCGTCTGGGACACGCAGGCCGACGCCGTCGGACCGTTCTGTACGGACGTCGACGGTAACGTCTTGCTGGATTTCACGAGTCACGTCGCCGCCGCACCCCTCGGGTACAACAACCCGACGTTGCGCGAGAAGCTCGCCGAGTTCGACCTCGTCGATCCGCTGAAGATCGCCGGTCAGGACTTCTACGTCAGTGGCGGCTGGCCGCCCGAGGACCCCGAGTTCCCCGGCCCAACCCAGCTCATGGATCGACTGGTGGCGATGACCGATCACTACGGGATGGATCGGGTCTTTCTCTCGAACTCCGGCGCTGAGGCCGTCGAGAACGCGATCAAGATCTGCTACGCTTCGGGGGGCCACCGCGCGTTCACCTTCGAGGGCGCGTTTCACGGTCGTACCCTCGGTGCGCTCTCGCTGAACCGGTCCAAGGCAGTCCACCGAACGGGTTACCCCGAGATTCCCGGCGTAATCAGCGTCCCCTACCCTTCGAGTGTGGAGACCTACGAGAACCGCTGGCTGACCGACGGTCCCGGCGGGAACGTCGTCGCCGACAGGCTCCACCCCGATCGGGGCGTGATCGATCCCGACGAGGTCGCCTACCTCATTCTCGAACCGATCCAGGGTGAGGGTGGCTACCGCGTCTCACATCCAGAGTTCGCCCGCGACCTCGAGGACTTGCGCGAGCGCTACGACCTGAGGATCGTCGCCGACGAGATCCAGTCCGGACTCGGCCGAACCGGGGAGCTGTGGGCCGTCGACGACCTCGAGCTGACGCCCGACGTCATCGCGGCCGGGAAAGGGCTGCGGGTCGGCGCGACGATCTCGCGCTCGGAGATCTTCCCCGAGGAGACGAGCCGAATCTCCTCGACGTGGGGCGCCGGCGACGCGATCGCCGCGATGCAGGGTGCTCTGACGATCGACGTCATCCACGAGGACGATCTGCTCGCGAACGTCCGCGAGCGCGGCGATCAGCTCCGACGGCGGCTCGAGACGGCCGACCTGCCGGGCGCGGTCGACGTTCGCGGGAAAGGACTGATGCTGGCCGTCGAGTTCGACACCACGGAGCGCCGCGAGGACGTCGTCGAGGTCGCCCTCGAGCGAGGGCTGCTCACGATCGGCTGTGGGTACAAGTCGCTGCGGCTCCTGCCGCCGCTGGACGTAACCGAACGCGAGATCGACCTCGGGGTCGAGCTGTTGATCGAGGCCGTCGAGAGCGTCGCCGCCCGGTCGCGGTCGGTATAGGTTTCCCACGAAAGCCGCAGCTACTTGCCGCTACCCGTCCCAGTCGTGGTACGATGATCGGTGCGTTTACCGTCGGCAAGAAGGCGCTACTGTTCGGGTACAAACGCTACGGAATACCGGGAGCGATCGCCTCCGGGGCGGTCTTTCTGGCCGGCTACGTGGCCGTTCGCCGGCTGCTAAGCGGCTCCGCGAACGCCGAGTCCCTCGAGGACGTCGTCGAGGACGAACTCGGGACGTCGGAGGCCTCCGGCGGTGCCGACGGCGGCGGTTCGGGGCCGAACTAGCGGCCCGAACCGTGGGCGCGATCCGACCACAACACTATCCTGTAGTCGCTTCGAACCGTCGGGAGATGTCACGGGAACCGCGGATCCGACGGCTCGCCGAGGCGCTCACGCTCGAGGAGAAGGTTCGGCTCACCCACGGCGCGAACGATCCCACAGGACGTGCAACCGGCTACGTGGCGGGCGTCGAACGGCTCGGAATCCCGCCGCTGCGGATGGCCGACGGCCCGCTCGGCGTGCGGATCCCCGACGAGTCTACGACGGCGTTTCCCGCGCCGATCGCGCTCGCCGCGACCTTCGAGACGGAGCTCGCACGCGATCACGGCGCGGCGCTCGGGCGCGAAACCAGGGGAAAAGGCCAGGACGTCCTGCTCGCTCCCGGCACCAACCTCCTCCGGGTGCCACAGAACGGACGGAACTTCGAGTACTTCGCCGAGGACCCCGTCCTCTCCGCGTCGTTCGCGGGAGCCGTCGTTGCGGGGATCCAGTCACAGGACGTCGCCGCGACGCCGAAACACTACGTCGCGAACAACCAGGAAACCGCCCGTGCCGCCGTCAACGTCGACGCCGACGAGCGGGCGCTTCGCGAGCTCTACCTCCCGTCGTTTCGATCGGCCGTCGAGGCCGGCGCGGGCTCGGTGATGACCGCCTACAACGACGTGAACGGGACTCGAATGAGCGACCACGAGCGACTCCTCCGGGACGTGCTGAAAGGCGAGTGGGGGTTCGAGGGGTACGTCGTCTCGGACTGGTTCGGCACCGAGGACGCGGCCGACGCGGCGAACGGCGGACTCGACGTCGAGATGCCGGGCATCTCGATGGCGGAGATGCAGGCCGCGATGGCGGGCGACGACACCGACGGGCCCGACGCCGCGGACGGGGACGGCGACAGTGATGACGCGAACGAGCTCCCGGACGCCATCGCCGACGGGATGCCCGACCACGAGAGCTGCGAGCGGTTCGCCGACGCGCTGACCGAGGCCGTCGAGTCGGGCGCCGTCCCGGAGGAACGGCTCGACGACATGGTCGCACGCGTCCTCCGGACGATGGACCGGGTCGGTCTGCTCGCTGACGGCAAGACGCGACGCGCCTCGAACGGTCGGACAGGGTCCGAAGACGGCGCGGTCGACACGCCCGCCCACCGCGAGCTTGCGACCCGCGTCGCGACGCGGGGGACCGTCCTGCTCGAGAACGACGGCGTCTTGCCGCTTTCCGACGAGGCGGACGTCGCCGTTATCGGCCCGAACGTCGACGAGTCCGTCCTCGGCGGCGGCGGGTCCTCGGAGACGACACCCGTCGTCGAGGCGAGTCCGCGTACGGGGATCGCCGAGCGCGCCGACGGCAACGTGACGGTCGCGTACGGGATTCCGCGCGTCGAGGGCGTCTCGATGCTCGAGGCGTTCGTCGGCGACGACGGCGCGGAGCGCGAGGACGCTACTCGCGAACCGGACCTCGAGGACGCCGCGGCGACCGCGCGGGAGGCCGACGCCGCGGTCGTCTGCGTTCGCGACACCGCGACCGAGGCGCTCGACCGCGAGGACCTGCGCCTCCCCGGCCGCCAGGCGGAACTGATCGAGACCGTCGCCGCGGAAAACGACCGCACGGTCGTCGTCGTCAACTCGAGCGGCCCGATCGAATGTCCCTGGCGCGAGGATGTCGCGGCCGTCCTCGAGAACTGGTACCCCGGTCAGGCCCACGGCGAGGCCGTCGCCGCGGTGTTGTACGGCGACGCCGACCCGGGCGGGCGACTGCCCGTGACCTTCGCGCCCGAGGACGCCTACCCGACGGCCGACGAGCGCCGCTACCCGGGCGTCGACGGAACGGCTCGCTACGAGGAGGGCGTCTTCGTCGGCTACCGTCACTTCGACGCCGCCGACCGCGAGCCGACCTACCCCTTCGGCCACGGCCGTAGCTACGCCGACTACGAGTACGTCGACGCCGACCCGGACCTCGAGGACGGAACCGTTCGGGTCACCGTCGAGAACACGACCGACCGGGACGGACGGGAGGTCGTCCAGGTCTACGTCCGCCCACCGTCCGTCGAGGGCGTCGACCGCCCCGTTCGCGAACTCGCGGGCTTCGAGAGCGTCGCGGTCCCAGCCGGCCAGCGCGTCTCCGTCGCGGTCGAGCTCGAGGACCTCGCGTTCGCTCGCTACAGCGAGGACGGAGACGGCTGGACGGTCGATCCGGGCGAGTACGTCCTCGAGATCGGGCGGTCCTCGCGGGACGTTCGAGCGACCCTCCGGACGGAACTCGACCCGGCGTTCCGGCACCGAGTTCGGGAGTCGCTCGCGACCCGCGAGTCGTCGAGCGATCGGCGCTAACGGTCTTGCAGCTCCTCGACGTGGTCGATCCGCTGCTGGACGAGCTCGGGTTTCCCGATGTCGTGACGGACGTGGAGTCCCTCCTCGCCGGCGACCGCGAGGGCGTCCTCGGCGATCTCCTCGGCTGCGGTGATCGTGTCGGCGACGCCGACGAGGGCGAACGCTCTCGACGTGGTCGTGTAGATGCCGTCGTCGCGCTCGTCCACACTGGCGTAGTACAGCAGGGCGTCGCCCGCGCTCTCCTCGTCAACTTTGACCTTCGTGCCCGCCTCCGGATCGGTCGGATACCCCTCTGGAACCGCGTACTTACAGACCGTCGCCTGCGAGGCGAACTCGAGCTCCGGCAGCTCGTCGCCGTCGCGGGCGGCCGTGAGGACGTCGAGGAACGGCGTCTCGAGGACGGGCAGGGTGTTCATCGCCTCGGGGTCGCCGAAGCGGGCGTTGAACTCGATGACCTTCGGCCCCTCGCTGGTGAGCATGAACTGGCCGTAGAGGATCCCCCGGTAGCCCTCGAGGGCGTCGACGGTCGCCTCGATAATCGAGACGGCCTCGTCGTAGTCGTCCTCGGTCATGAACGGGAGCTCGAACGTGGCGTCGGAGTAACTTCCCATCCCCCCGGTGTTCGGCCCCTCGTCGCCCTCGTAGGCTCGCTTGTGGTCCTGAACGGCGGGTGCGGTCCGGACCTCGCCGTCGGCGACGAACGCCTGGACGGTAAACTCCTCGCCGACCAGCCGCTCCTCGAGGACGATCCGGTCGTAGTCGGAGTCGCGGATGTACTCTTTCCCTTCCTCGGCGGTGACCTGGTCGCCGATGACCTTCACGCCTTTCCCCCCGGTGAGCCCGGCGGGCTTGATCGCGAGGTCGCCGTCGTACTCGTCGATGTAGTCACAGGCAGCGTCCATGTCGTCGAAGGTCTCGAAGTCGGGACAGCCCGGCACGTCGTGTTCGGCCATGAACCGCCGCTGAAAGGCCTTGTCCGTCTCGATGCGGGCGTCCTCGGCCGTCGGCCCGAACGCGTAGATCCCCGCGTCCTCGAGCTCGTCGACGACGCCGGCCTCGAGGGGCGCCTCGGGGCCGACGACCGCCAGCGTCGCCCCGACGTCCTCGGCGTACTCGCGGACCGCCTTCGGGTTGGTCGTCTCGAGCGTCTCGAACTCGGTCGCGAGCCGGGCGATGCCGGGGTTTCGGTTCCCCGCGCAGGCGTAGAGGTCGACCTCGCCGCCGTCGGAACCGCCCTCGAGCGCCCGCGCGATCGCGTGTTCGCGCCCGCCGCCGCCGATCAGGAGCACGTGCTCTGCCATGCTCGATAGCGAAACGCACGAACCTGTAAGCGTTGCCCTTTGTGCGAGCGAA
This genomic window from Natronococcus occultus SP4 contains:
- a CDS encoding PadR family transcriptional regulator, whose product is MYDLTGFQRDLLYVIAGEEEPHGLAIKEELEEYYEKEIHHGRLYPNLDTLVDKGLVEKGSRDRRTNFYTLTRRGRRELEARREWEAQYVDL
- a CDS encoding lysylphosphatidylglycerol synthase transmembrane domain-containing protein gives rise to the protein MKRRIGVGFALAAVLLAVLVHVVGGGELLAELSSADPSVLALGVLSGLLALTFRGAVWVQLLLLIDEELSRLRIAGLFLTAMFLKYVTPYGQIATEPLVAYLVSKDETMAYEDGLASVLSADLSNYVPYYTFGFVALGVLVVGDALGDGLVDQLVAFGGLFLVLVGAVVLVIYRPSAVYTAVLGLAALVRRLVGRFSSRFEESLTPDRVRSRLDGFYRTVDTISADKRTLLIAVVCSHLGMAFLMLPVYVGAVALGYRLPLAVVAVAVAFGKLGSVVPAPGGTGGVEAMVTATLTAIGGLEPAAALTVALIYRLCTYWLTVTVGGIAASVLLAGEP
- a CDS encoding bifunctional methylenetetrahydrofolate dehydrogenase/methenyltetrahydrofolate cyclohydrolase, with translation MTEIIDGEAVASGIREDLTDAIERLADAGARPGLATVLMGDDPASQTYVEMKQRDCEEVGIESHHVDVDGDAPAAELYDAIADLNADDDVHGYIVQAPVPDHVDYREVIRRVHPAKDVDGFHPENVGRLVAGDARFRPCTPHGVQKLLEDAGVETEGADVTIVGRSDIVGKPLANLLIQKADDGNATVTVCHSRTEDLAEKTRSADIVVAAAGAPELVDGSMIGEGAVVIDVGVNRVDADTEKGYELVGDVEFESAKEQASAITPVPGGVGPMTRAMLLYNTVKAASQQEDVAVDLP
- a CDS encoding DUF7117 family protein, which codes for MKVRGERECKECGTRWSYYETGSVGCPACGSLRSVGLDERTEHTDLSVEFDLTPVRNAIEDVPPAELAERARDRAKEYTRRRGFINAGDLRELDDRYLAATELLHVADVVGRTIDLEDREELYFLALLRGADRGERPPVEEVPPSLQGPRGLAYANAVREYRRDVRSWTEDRQLTDAERGVLETLGDHVKRIRMLDGEVEPRTAERLVEATRDFANGLRGDELAFARAQDRLEDLEPGGVV
- the glyA gene encoding serine hydroxymethyltransferase, whose protein sequence is MDHEHVRDVDPAVADALEGEIERQRDSLQMIASENHVSRAVVDAQGSVLTNKYAEGYPGARYYGGCEYADEVEELAIERATELFGAEHVNVQPHSGTQANQSVYFAMLEPGDKILSLDLNHGGHLSHGHPANFVGQLYEVEQYEVDAGTGYLDYEGLAEHAAEFEPDIIVSGYSAYPREVEWERIQEAADDVGAYHLADIAHITGLVAADVHASPVGVADFVTGSTHKTIRSGRGGIVMCDEEYADDIDSAVFPGGQGGPLMHNVAGKAVGFKEALQPAFEEYAEQTVANAQALGDQLSEHGFSLVSGGTDNHLVLVDLRESHPDTSGGDAEDALEEAGIVLNGNTVPGETRSPFDPSGIRAGTPGLTTRGFDEDDCRTVADLIARVIDAPDDEDVIAEVRDEVATLCEANPLYE
- a CDS encoding aminotransferase class III-fold pyridoxal phosphate-dependent enzyme translates to MDRDTVEPTVDTMPGERAKRWADYHHRYAAPSTYVYEFVWDTQADAVGPFCTDVDGNVLLDFTSHVAAAPLGYNNPTLREKLAEFDLVDPLKIAGQDFYVSGGWPPEDPEFPGPTQLMDRLVAMTDHYGMDRVFLSNSGAEAVENAIKICYASGGHRAFTFEGAFHGRTLGALSLNRSKAVHRTGYPEIPGVISVPYPSSVETYENRWLTDGPGGNVVADRLHPDRGVIDPDEVAYLILEPIQGEGGYRVSHPEFARDLEDLRERYDLRIVADEIQSGLGRTGELWAVDDLELTPDVIAAGKGLRVGATISRSEIFPEETSRISSTWGAGDAIAAMQGALTIDVIHEDDLLANVRERGDQLRRRLETADLPGAVDVRGKGLMLAVEFDTTERREDVVEVALERGLLTIGCGYKSLRLLPPLDVTEREIDLGVELLIEAVESVAARSRSV